From one Leifsonia soli genomic stretch:
- a CDS encoding carbohydrate ABC transporter permease, which produces MSSTTIPTEQRSTAPAPTPPPARQRRRRSTATIVATSVTYAVLIALAAVYIMPFLIQVATSFKTDAEATANPVALIPQTFTTAAYTKLFVNSDFPVWFANSAVVTVFVTLGRVFFDSLAGYALARLHFRGRTIVFAALVAVMSVPMVVLLIPKFLVINQLGIYDSYTGMILPLLTDAAGVFIMKNFFESIPASVEEQARIDGAGTFRVFWSIVLPMARPALITIIILSFQGSWNELAHFIVSTQSPSLTTLTKGVAGLASGQLSQGSQYPLKLAAAAIMTIPVAVLFFIFQRRIMNSSEGAVKE; this is translated from the coding sequence ATGAGCTCCACCACGATCCCGACGGAACAGCGGTCCACCGCTCCCGCCCCGACACCTCCTCCGGCGCGGCAGCGACGCCGGCGCTCGACGGCGACGATCGTCGCGACCTCCGTCACCTACGCGGTCCTGATCGCGCTGGCGGCGGTGTACATCATGCCGTTCCTCATCCAGGTGGCCACGTCGTTCAAGACGGACGCCGAGGCGACGGCCAACCCGGTGGCGCTCATCCCGCAAACCTTCACCACGGCGGCGTACACGAAGCTCTTCGTCAACTCCGACTTCCCGGTGTGGTTCGCCAACTCCGCCGTGGTGACCGTCTTCGTCACCCTGGGCAGGGTCTTCTTCGACTCGCTCGCAGGCTACGCGCTCGCCCGGCTGCACTTCCGCGGCCGGACGATCGTGTTCGCCGCACTGGTCGCCGTGATGTCCGTGCCGATGGTCGTGCTCCTCATCCCCAAGTTCCTCGTCATCAACCAGTTGGGCATCTACGACTCCTACACGGGCATGATCCTGCCGCTGCTGACCGACGCCGCCGGGGTCTTCATCATGAAGAACTTCTTCGAGTCCATCCCGGCGAGCGTCGAGGAGCAGGCACGCATCGACGGAGCCGGCACCTTCCGGGTGTTCTGGTCGATCGTGCTCCCGATGGCGCGTCCGGCCCTCATCACGATCATCATCCTGTCGTTCCAGGGATCGTGGAACGAGCTCGCGCACTTCATCGTCTCGACGCAGAGCCCCTCGCTCACGACGCTGACCAAGGGCGTCGCCGGGCTGGCCAGCGGCCAGCTGAGCCAGGGCAGTCAGTACCCGCTGAAACTGGCGGCGGCCGCGATCATGACCATCCCCGTCGCCGTGCTGTTCTTCATCTTCCAGCGACGGATCATGAACTCGAGCGAGGGGGCGGTGAAGGAATGA
- a CDS encoding NAD(P)-binding domain-containing protein, with product MSTTRTETQVVVIGAGQAGLAVAYYLRRFELTPGVDFIVYDRGPLTGGAWQHRWDALKLGSAHHVNDLPGMSELGLSFETADRSLPARDIVAGYYRRYEDHFGLQVQRPVSVHSVSDRGADLVVEHSAGETATRIVVNASGTWGSPFVPYYPGMNDFAGRHVHTSTYRSADEFAGQSVVVVGGGTSAIGFLLELEGVAESLAWATRRPVDFRDESELTIEGGVAAVAMQDAAARAGQALPSIVSGTGVPRTRRIAAGVERGVLTERPMFTRIEKDGVRWPDGSFTRADAIIWATGFRPELRHLAPLHLREKTGGLTVASGASWQDSRIFLAGYGPQASTIGANRAGRIIARQIMAQL from the coding sequence GTGAGCACGACCAGGACCGAGACCCAGGTGGTGGTCATCGGCGCGGGCCAGGCAGGCCTCGCAGTCGCCTACTATCTGCGGCGGTTCGAGCTGACCCCCGGCGTCGATTTCATCGTCTACGACCGCGGTCCCCTGACCGGCGGAGCCTGGCAGCACCGATGGGATGCGCTCAAGCTCGGCAGCGCCCATCACGTGAACGATCTGCCCGGGATGTCGGAGCTCGGTCTCAGCTTCGAGACGGCCGACCGATCGCTCCCGGCGCGCGACATCGTCGCCGGCTACTACCGCCGCTACGAGGACCACTTCGGGCTGCAGGTGCAGCGACCGGTCTCCGTGCACAGCGTGTCCGACCGGGGCGCCGACCTCGTCGTCGAGCACAGCGCAGGCGAGACGGCGACGCGCATCGTGGTGAACGCCTCCGGAACCTGGGGCTCGCCGTTCGTGCCGTACTACCCGGGGATGAACGACTTCGCCGGGCGTCACGTCCACACCTCCACGTACCGGTCGGCCGATGAGTTCGCCGGCCAGTCGGTGGTCGTCGTGGGCGGCGGCACGAGCGCGATCGGCTTCCTGCTGGAGCTGGAGGGCGTCGCGGAGTCGCTGGCGTGGGCCACCCGGCGGCCGGTCGACTTCCGCGACGAGTCGGAGCTCACCATCGAGGGCGGGGTCGCGGCCGTGGCCATGCAGGACGCTGCGGCGCGCGCCGGGCAGGCGCTCCCGTCCATCGTGAGCGGCACGGGCGTGCCGCGGACGCGCCGGATCGCCGCGGGCGTCGAGCGCGGCGTCCTGACGGAGCGGCCCATGTTCACCCGCATCGAGAAGGACGGCGTGCGCTGGCCGGACGGCTCGTTCACCCGCGCCGACGCCATCATCTGGGCGACCGGCTTCCGTCCCGAGCTGCGTCATCTCGCCCCGTTGCACCTGCGGGAGAAGACCGGCGGCCTGACCGTCGCGTCGGGAGCATCCTGGCAGGACTCCCGCATATTCCTCGCCGGGTATGGGCCGCAGGCGTCGACGATCGGCGCGAACCGCGCCGGCCGGATCATCGCGCGCCAGATCATGGCGCAGCTCTGA
- a CDS encoding DUF3073 domain-containing protein, giving the protein MGRGRQKAKHTKIARQLKSFSPNVNYDALERELTGHAHGDDEQYAKWAEYEAEDETESEDAYAYEDEDEETGTPKRA; this is encoded by the coding sequence ATGGGGCGCGGCCGTCAGAAGGCAAAACACACCAAGATCGCACGGCAGTTGAAGTCGTTCAGTCCCAATGTGAACTACGACGCTTTGGAGCGTGAGCTGACCGGCCACGCCCACGGCGACGACGAGCAGTATGCGAAGTGGGCCGAGTACGAGGCGGAGGATGAGACCGAGTCCGAGGACGCCTACGCGTACGAAGACGAGGACGAGGAGACGGGCACTCCGAAGCGCGCCTGA
- a CDS encoding glycogen debranching N-terminal domain-containing protein codes for MTQPLQPLLHDSVVVLTAPSQAWSAADGRIDGHGIHGFYHSDIRVLDRALLAVGGATPEHIATASPAAASTVFTALARGIDDATADPRVRIDQRRTVDAGALGERIVVRNALGDDLRTTVEVDLRADFTPMQKVKAGLTGSEHPVTLERSENDTVVIGSGPVTARVSAAGAAIAIDGPRVTLRWEIEVPAHGDAVVEWSTTVDDPSAVVAGAEPSQEWSAFRASTGDSRLSSWLDRAIADLQALRMSTVEHPDDVFLAAGAPWFFTLFGRDSIWAARMLLPLGHEIAASTLRVLAQYQGTETVAETAEQPGKIMHELRPGALVIPGEGVVLPPLYYGTVDATALWVCLLHDAWRWGMPRDEVEALLPHLEAALAWMRDDGDSDGDGFLEYIDTTGHGLANQGWKDSGDSIQWRDGTLADGPIALCEVQGYAYEAAVGGAALLDAFGRPGGDDWRLWAAELKQRFADEFWIADPAGAYPAVALDAAKRKVDTVTSNIGHLLGTGILDEEQAALVARRLVSPELSSGYGLRTMSTDSGGYWPLSYHGGSVWAHDTAIAITGLARDGFRTEAAQLSDGLLAAAAGFGYRMPELHSGDSAAESSAPIPYPAACRPQAWSAAAAVAVLSARLGLRADAPEGHFDVRPDASAGGIRVDGLRFNGESRSVTV; via the coding sequence ATGACCCAGCCCCTCCAGCCGCTCCTCCACGACAGCGTCGTGGTGCTGACCGCCCCCTCCCAGGCCTGGTCGGCCGCCGACGGGCGGATCGACGGGCACGGCATCCACGGCTTCTACCACTCCGACATCCGGGTGCTCGATCGCGCCCTTCTCGCGGTCGGCGGTGCAACGCCCGAGCACATCGCCACGGCATCGCCCGCCGCCGCGTCGACGGTCTTCACCGCACTCGCGCGCGGCATCGACGACGCCACGGCGGACCCCCGCGTGCGCATCGACCAGCGACGGACCGTGGACGCCGGAGCGCTCGGCGAGCGCATCGTCGTTCGCAACGCGCTGGGCGACGACCTCCGCACCACCGTCGAGGTGGACCTGCGCGCCGACTTCACCCCCATGCAGAAGGTCAAGGCCGGGCTGACCGGGAGCGAGCATCCCGTGACCCTCGAGCGTTCCGAGAACGACACGGTCGTGATCGGCAGCGGCCCGGTCACGGCCCGCGTGTCGGCCGCCGGCGCCGCCATCGCCATCGACGGACCGCGCGTGACCCTGCGCTGGGAGATCGAGGTGCCCGCGCACGGAGACGCCGTCGTGGAGTGGAGCACCACCGTCGACGACCCATCGGCCGTCGTGGCCGGCGCGGAGCCGTCGCAGGAATGGTCCGCCTTCCGGGCGTCGACCGGCGACTCCCGGCTGTCGTCCTGGCTCGATCGCGCGATCGCCGACCTGCAGGCGCTGCGGATGTCGACCGTCGAGCACCCGGACGACGTCTTCCTCGCCGCGGGGGCCCCGTGGTTCTTCACGCTGTTCGGGCGCGATTCGATCTGGGCGGCACGCATGCTGCTGCCGCTCGGCCACGAGATCGCGGCGTCGACGCTGCGGGTGCTCGCCCAGTACCAGGGCACGGAGACGGTCGCCGAGACCGCGGAGCAGCCCGGCAAGATCATGCACGAGCTGCGGCCGGGGGCACTGGTGATCCCCGGCGAAGGCGTCGTCCTGCCGCCCCTGTACTACGGCACCGTCGACGCGACGGCCCTGTGGGTCTGCCTCCTGCACGACGCGTGGCGCTGGGGCATGCCCCGCGACGAGGTCGAGGCGCTGCTCCCCCACCTGGAGGCGGCCCTCGCCTGGATGCGCGACGACGGGGACAGCGACGGCGACGGCTTCCTCGAGTACATCGACACGACCGGGCACGGCCTCGCGAACCAGGGCTGGAAGGACTCGGGCGACTCCATCCAGTGGCGGGACGGAACGCTGGCGGACGGCCCCATCGCCCTGTGCGAGGTGCAGGGATACGCCTACGAGGCCGCTGTCGGCGGCGCGGCGCTGCTCGACGCCTTCGGCCGCCCGGGCGGCGACGACTGGCGCCTCTGGGCCGCCGAGCTGAAGCAGCGATTCGCGGACGAGTTCTGGATCGCCGACCCCGCGGGCGCCTACCCCGCGGTCGCACTCGACGCGGCCAAGCGCAAGGTCGACACCGTCACGAGCAACATCGGTCACCTCCTCGGCACCGGCATCCTCGACGAGGAGCAGGCGGCCCTGGTGGCGCGCCGCCTCGTCTCGCCGGAGCTCTCCTCCGGCTACGGTCTGCGCACCATGTCGACGGACTCGGGCGGCTACTGGCCGCTCAGCTACCACGGCGGCTCGGTCTGGGCCCACGACACGGCCATCGCGATCACCGGGCTCGCGCGCGACGGATTCCGCACGGAGGCCGCCCAGCTCTCAGACGGGCTCCTCGCCGCGGCGGCCGGCTTCGGATACCGGATGCCGGAGCTGCACTCGGGCGACAGCGCCGCGGAGAGCAGCGCGCCCATCCCCTACCCGGCGGCGTGCCGGCCGCAGGCGTGGTCGGCGGCGGCAGCCGTGGCCGTGCTGAGCGCCCGGCTCGGGCTGCGCGCGGACGCCCCCGAAGGACACTTCGACGTGCGTCCGGACGCCTCGGCGGGCGGCATCCGTGTGGACGGCCTCCGTTTCAACGGCGAGTCCCGGTCCGTCACCGTCTGA
- a CDS encoding response regulator transcription factor — protein sequence MTDTIRLLLADDQALVRGALAALLDLEPDLEVVAQVGRGDEVVDAARASGAQVALLDVEMPGADGIQAAALLRAAVPACRSLIVTTFGRPGYLRRAMEAGASGFVVKDTPSGQLADAVRRVASGLRVVDPALAAESLASGASPLTLREAEVLEVAAEGGTISDIARRLHLSDGTVRNHLSSAIGKTGARNRSEAVSIATRQGWL from the coding sequence GTGACCGACACCATCCGGCTGTTGCTGGCCGACGATCAAGCCCTGGTGCGCGGCGCGCTCGCCGCCCTGCTCGACCTCGAACCGGACCTCGAGGTCGTCGCGCAGGTGGGGAGGGGCGACGAGGTGGTGGATGCGGCGCGCGCGTCAGGGGCGCAGGTCGCGCTGCTGGATGTCGAGATGCCCGGCGCGGACGGCATCCAGGCGGCTGCGCTGCTGCGAGCCGCGGTCCCCGCCTGCCGGTCGCTGATCGTCACCACGTTCGGCCGGCCGGGATACCTCCGGCGGGCGATGGAGGCCGGCGCCTCCGGGTTCGTGGTCAAGGACACCCCGTCGGGCCAGCTGGCGGACGCGGTGCGCCGGGTCGCCTCCGGGCTGCGGGTGGTCGACCCCGCGCTCGCGGCGGAATCGCTCGCCTCGGGCGCATCGCCGTTGACGCTGCGGGAGGCCGAGGTGCTCGAGGTGGCCGCGGAGGGCGGGACGATCTCGGACATCGCCCGGCGGCTGCACCTCAGCGACGGGACCGTGCGCAACCACCTCTCCAGCGCGATCGGCAAGACGGGCGCCCGCAATCGTTCGGAGGCCGTCTCGATCGCGACGCGCCAGGGATGGCTCTGA
- a CDS encoding peptidase E — protein sequence MTATEPTILATCGGLTGGEWTDSVYGPLLHHAIDLAQVHGRAPRVTHINTAGGDQRHVEGAELEAARAAGVEATHLRLFPHPNIADVRTHLLTQDVVWVSGGSLVNLLAVWRAHGLDRLLAEAWRSGVVLAGGSAGALCWHEGGTTSSFGPGISAVRDGLGLVPGSLAVHYDSDPKRRPAHQRAVADGTLPDGYALDEGAGLVYRGSSLVDIVAERPGVSAWRVTRVGDGVREERLEPRLLTEEAAA from the coding sequence ATGACCGCGACGGAACCGACCATTCTCGCCACGTGCGGCGGGCTGACCGGCGGCGAGTGGACCGACTCGGTGTACGGTCCGCTGCTGCACCACGCCATCGACCTGGCGCAGGTGCACGGACGCGCGCCGCGCGTCACCCACATCAACACGGCAGGTGGTGACCAGCGCCACGTCGAGGGCGCCGAACTCGAGGCGGCCCGCGCCGCCGGGGTCGAGGCGACGCACCTCCGGCTGTTCCCGCATCCCAACATCGCCGACGTGCGCACGCACCTCCTGACGCAGGACGTCGTCTGGGTGAGCGGCGGCAGTCTCGTGAACCTGCTGGCCGTCTGGCGAGCTCACGGCCTCGACCGGCTGCTGGCCGAGGCGTGGCGGAGCGGTGTCGTGCTCGCCGGGGGATCGGCGGGCGCCCTGTGCTGGCACGAGGGCGGCACCACCTCCTCCTTCGGCCCCGGGATCTCGGCTGTCCGCGACGGGCTCGGTCTGGTGCCCGGCTCGCTCGCCGTGCACTACGACTCCGACCCGAAGCGACGTCCGGCGCACCAGCGTGCCGTGGCTGACGGAACCTTGCCCGACGGGTACGCCCTCGACGAAGGGGCCGGCCTCGTCTACCGGGGCAGCTCGCTGGTCGACATCGTCGCCGAGCGACCGGGCGTGTCCGCCTGGCGCGTCACCCGCGTGGGCGACGGCGTGCGCGAGGAGCGCCTCGAGCCCCGCCTGCTCACCGAGGAGGCCGCCGCATGA